The DNA segment cattaaaatataGTTTTCAGTCTTTTATTTGGGCACTGAATCTTTTCACCAGATGTAATGTGAGATCAAACCAGTAGAGGTCACTACCGCGCAGCGCATTACAAACAGCTGTACACGTTAACCCTGACCATCAGGTTCAGTTGGGAAATTTATTTGAAATTGAAGCAGCTGACTGTTAAATAAACGGCTCTGTGACACAATCGAGTTGAAAACTCAGCCTTTGCCCCAGGTTGACAGTAAAATTGTCAAACACGCTGACTTTTCCTGGCTGGATTTAGAAAAAAACGACAGACTGAGAACGTCTGCACAGCGAAGGCTTAAACTTGATCACAATTGAAACATGCCAGTCTTCGATGTAATGTACAGCTGCGGATCTGCTCTCTCATATTGGCGTTGGTGACAGTGCTACCCACTGTAGAGCACATCTGGACGACATCTGGAGGTCATCGTAGAACGGGTGCACCAGAAACTACCATGGGAACAGgctatttttaaatattacgAGGTCACTGAAGGCGCAGGAACGAAAGGAACGAAATACATCAAACTATGTGAACAAAGAAGCAATTGATGGCAGCACAGATTAAATAACAAGATGAAAGAATGCTTTTtctataaaacacaaaaagcatGGGAAAAggcgatagatagatagatagatagatagatagatagatagatagatagatagatagatagatagatagatagatagatagatagatagatagatagatagatagatagatagatagatagataggtggaagcctcctccaggaggagcTTTCACTAactcagttgttttttttcaaagaaGACGGGAAATGAATTTCATTCCCAGCAATCATATTACATCTCTTATCATCTGTCATCTGACTCCACTGGCACCAAGCCCTTATTATCAAATCTGACAGttggggtttaaaaaaaaaaatttctcttttttctaatGTTTCTAATTTAATAACAGTTGtgcaagattaaaaaaaaaccaagcaAACAAAAGGAATTCCATTTGCCTCATCAGAAAAGTTTTTGTCTCATCAAGCTGATTACATCTGCGGCCCGGAGGCGCAGTGAAAGGGCTCTGTGTTTGTCTGGGGCAGGTaattaggaggaaaaacaaaatgactTGACTTAATCCTTTCATTTTGTCATTTCCTATGGGGACGTTTTTCCTCAAAACAGTCGCGCATTTATTGGACTCATAAATGAAAGAAACGTAATTACTTTGGTACTTTAGGGGACGTGTAACCTGATGAAGCAAAAGGTTCTCCAAGTtccaagaaaaaaaggaaaggtttCCACACAAATCCAGTCTATGATCAGCGATTTAATCATCCTTCAAGAACTACAACACGGTATGAACACGTCTGCTCTCCTATTATATACATGAATCCACAACTGTCTGTTTGGGTCCTTAAACATCACGCAGGGTGTCCCATACACTTGCCACTCTCCCGTTGAGTTAAATAAGTTTTTCAGAAACCTGTTTTTCTAATTTCATCTCGCCACACAGGAAGTGCAATATCGCGCAGGTCAGCGTTGGCGGAGCCGATCGAAGGCTGCCGCTGCGGCCTCAGGAGTCAGTAGTAGTGCACCCTTCCAATAGTTCCCGTTCCTGTCCCCAGGATGTCGGGCTGGCCGTTCCTCCAGATCTCACGGATGAtgcgctccctctcctccagccgcTGCGCCCGCTCCAGCTCCTCGGCGGACGTAAAGACGTTCACACTCAGGGTCCCGTCCGATTGGCTGGTGTGATTGCTGACAGGTGCGTCTGTGCTGGGCGAAGGGACGGGGGCCTCGGCGTCTTcgccgtcctcgtcctcctcctccgcgcTCTCGTCCACCCTCTCAGCGACGTTCTTTAGGGGTTTCTTCTCcggggtggaggaggccatctTGGTTCGTGGCTTACATGAAATGCGGATGACCAGGAGGCAGAGAGTCAGCACCAGGCCGAAACACACGCCGAGCACAAAGTACAGGCCGAAGCTCTCCGGGTTTGCTGCAATAGAAAAAGCGAACATTTTTTCGGATATCAGGGAGTCAGGACCCAcgccgtgacctctgacccaccttTGATATGAGCATACGCAGCTATGCTGTTGCTCAGGAGCTCCATTTCTTTATCCTCCACATCCATGTCGATGTTGCTCTTTTCACACCTGAAAGACAGTCCTGCGTTACACCTCAACACACGCACGTTCACGCCGCCGTCCCCCGCTCAGTAACTTTACGTCGACCCCCACACCCCCGAGGACCGAGCGTTCTGACGCCGCGCGGGTGGATTCAGGCTCGTGAGCCTCAAAAGCTCCTCTGTGTCGTCCTAAACCTTCAACTGAATCCAACGTTTTACACGCGGAACTCAGCCTCTGACATTCACACTGAACCGTGACAGAGCCCAATTAAAGAGGTCAACAGTCAGGTTTTCCAAGCACTGGGACAGGCCTCCCTCCCAGAAGGGGGGACCCCCAGATCAGTTGGCGAAGCCGTCCTTGAGCTACAGCTCCGTTCCCCTGAAAATGAAGCTCCAGTAACGGGTTTTGTTCATGCCTTGGATTCTTCTTTCCACAGTTTTCCAGTTCTGCATATTGTCTTTTTGTGGAGAGATGGACCCTTCAGAACCTGAACACAGGCGACCCCTGCTGGATGTGGCTGATGCCGCACGTTCAGTCAGAACTGAAGGGGAAGTCCATGAAGTTGCTTCAATGAAAACCTTTTAACGTGTTGGACCACATGACATCTGGAACCATGGAAATAGAAGCCTGGGTGAATTCAACTTGAGGAACTGGCTGGATCTTATAAGTCCAGCTCACCTGGGTTCCATCCTGTTTAGTTTTGCATAAAATGATTGACTTTAAAAGATCATTTGAATTGAACGATGCTTTAGCCAGATATGGAGATTTTAGTCCTGAAATAGTAGAAAAATGATCAATTGGTTGGGTCGCTAACAACCTCCAGGTCTAAAGAAAGTTGCGTCAGGATCATAGAATTCTAGAGGTTTGATGAGAGACGGACGCAGCTGATTGGTCCTTTAGTTAAAGCTCTTTCATTTCTGGCCACTCTCTGCCTGTTCGCTATCCTGCTGCTGTCCCATTAAGAACAGAATTCTGTCTGAGAGACAAACACCACTTTAAAATCAACGCTgtttttaaacaaacaacagaTACCAAGCGAAGCAAATCCAACTTTTGACCATGCGGAGGGCTTAACTCTCCAAACACCCTTTTTTCTCTTAATTATGTGTAACTCTTTTTCTGTTGAACTGTCACTTCCTGGCTTTCATTTTAGCAGTGAGACAGCAACTTCAGCGATGCCGTCCTACTTCGCCACACCGCTAAAACGCTTCTTTTGTTGTCCTTGTTTAGGCCCGACGGCCCTACGGCAGCAGAAAATTACATCCAGTGGCTTTAACATGTGCGTCCTGTTGTGGCTGTGATGACGaatgataacccccccccccccccccccccccgaaactaACCTGAGCACCAGGGCTCCAAGGCAAACCACATGGAGTTTAATACTGATGTCCTCAGAGGGGCCCGAAGGCCTCAGCATTGTTTTCACGTGACACAAACACCTGATTTATGCCGCATTTACACTTATTTGTTGTGGCTTTCGATAGACTTCAAGCGTAAAACTCAAGCACCACATGTAGGCCGTATGGAAGGCGGCCAAGTAATAAACACAGCAGATGTGAAACCGAATGAGGCGTATAAATAAAGCTTAAAACTTACCACTGGAGGAAACGCCGGAGCACCTCCTCACTTCCAGCTCATGCTTTACTCAACAGTTGGAATGTGGATCTAAAAATTGACCCGGTTTGTCTGGCTTTTTCTCCCTGGCTGTTGAACTGGGATGTGTGAGCTTTGGTCTCCAGGGCTAAACagacacatgcaacacacacacacacacacacatccagctaCATTAGATCCAGAATCATTGAGGCGCCTGCAATGCAAACAGTGACCAGCCTGTCACAGAATACACAAGACAGAAGGgttttttccagttttctgtGGCTCTGCAGGACCGGACCGCGCTAACCAAACACACAACTCGCTGTATTTAACATCGAGATGATGTTTCTCAGactagaggagacagaagatAATTACACTGCTGttatctgcattttttttcaattcTGCTTATGAAGTCTGCACTGTAATTGTGTGGGTGGGGATACTGTAGTGTGTTGGATCATGCTGTGGGATCACTGCTACCTGTCTCTACTCATCTGTAATCTGCCGTGCGAGCTGCTTGGGTGAAGCTCTTTCATGGCGTAAGAAGCACAGCCTTGTGGAGAGGAACCGCCGACAACATGGGGGTTGctgctttttaaaagaattgCAAGGAAACATCTGCCTTCTCTTAGCGTGGCTTAAAATCTGAATCTGAGTTTAAGACCAGTTGAAGACCTAAAAAATGCTAAAAGGGTAGGAAAAAGAGCACAACATCCCCTAACTTTGGATTCaagtgatgaggatttttcTATAATCAAGTGCAGAATCATATTCTTCACCTCTGAAAACCTGCTGGGGGGGGTAGATGGCAGGTGGAGGGCTGGGCGCTGTGAAaagtgctgtgctgtgctgatTCCCAACTCTGGAAAAGCTCCTCTGCCTGCCACAGTTGGTTTTACAGAGCTGCTGCGCTTTGCAGGCCAGATTCTGATCTTGCTGACTCTTGGCAGAACCTATGTACACAACCGAGCCTGTGAGACAGCACTCGGGGGTTAAGTGGCAGTCGCCATGGTGACCTTCTGTCCAATCAACCCCCTCGCTGCCCATGGGAACCCAGAGAtgaagtttctttttaaatctgcacagagatggaaaaaagggCCGATTTTCCTTCCCTTTCTTTCATTTATGAATAAGTTCATCTCTTCACCTTCTACAGACACTAATCTCCTTCTGCTAATGGAATCTATTCATCAGGACCAAGGCAGAGCTGAGGAACATACCCCTTAAAAGAGACTTTTGTCTTAATCTCAAGGGCAATAACGATCGCATGACTCCAGCCACGGCTCCGTTCAAGGTCAACGTTAATAACTTGACGCCGTACAGAGCCATAACCGgtgtctgctcacctgggaATCCTGCAAAGATGAACTTCATCAGGAGTCAGGAATTCGATTCTGCTGTTTAATGGCATCTGGAGACCTGTTTAAAGCCTATCTAAACACTAATTACCCTGCcatgttgtgttgttgtgttttgttttactcTGGGAAGGAAATGAGGAACAGACCCTCTCCTCCACAGCCCCTCGCCATCCCATGACTCAACCTTCAGTCATCCAAGCGACCTGACTCACATTTCTGTGACAAATGTTGCCCCTCCTGGCAGTCGGAATGAACTCTTTTTCAAATCAACGTAGCAACTGTGTGATAATAACTAGAATTACAGATGAATTCAACAAATGCTAACGTTTATCCAGGGGACTTGATCTGGAAAAAATGCaacaattaaaaccaaaaacgtaAACGGGGAATTTATGCCACGTTCGCCCTGGTCCGTCACGGCCTTGTGCCGCTATGACGTTAATCCTCTTTTTCATATCTACAGTATCATTTACTGTTTCCTTTTCTCATATCCTCAGGTCAAACGTTCCAGGcatcctgtccctctgtccccaaCTACAGAAATACTCCTGCTTAGGCTCTTTAGAAAAGCTTTCCTCACAACGTTAAACATAGATCCTCTAAAAGCTCACAGCTTTAAGCCTTTTTCCCAAAAACTTGGTTATTTTTGAACAACGTCAGCAGACTGAagactgaacacaaacacattatgCTGCAGTGTTGTGGCCTTAGAGGAGGTCATGTGCTATTTTTTGAccaagttgtttttctttggttGGGATGGACAAACGGGGTGGGAGAAAAACTCCAGACATGAGGTTTATTTTTGCTGTCAACCTCTTTCCGATAACCCCCGGCTCTTCCTTCCTACGCAGACGACACTGAACTATTCAGAGTTCGGGCTTCACTGTGCAGGGTGTCAATTCTCAATAGGGAGGggtatattttttattttggtggACTTTTTATTGGGAAAGCTTCCAAGGCCGATGacatttccttgtttttctgttgttgctttttACTTTTCTTACCACACCAAGGCAGTCTGTGAGAAAACCCAGAAGCTGCCATCTCTCCCGGCATTCTCTCCAGCCTCTGGATTACGGCAATCATTAAAAAGTTCCTACTTTGAttgtgaggctgctgctgggattAAAAACAGATTGCAATGTTCAATCAAACAATCTAAGTAATTCCTTTGCCATTTTCAGCTTTGTGGAACAAACTCAACAAAGCTGCGccttaaataaatacacaattaCCGCTAAGTAGTGGCTCTCTGAGGCATTAAGAAATTCTTTTAGGAGCTGATAACAGCTAAAAACTTTGCTGGATATGTATCAGGGAAACAGCAAATTATTTAACCATAATGGAAAATCACGTTTTTCCCAGAACAGCAGATATGTTTTATGCATTAACCAGACTGTTGTTCAAGATGTTAGCTCACAGCTGGTGCGTAAAAGTGCTTGCTTAAATCCACAGGGTGAAGCCTCATTCCTTTACAGATGCCTTCAACACGTGCAAGAGCATTtctggagaaaataaaacagcgCCTGACAGGACGGCAGGCAACATAGAACGCCACTGGCTGATGCGCAAAAATGCGAATTGACAAACTGTTGCGTTTcgagcgccatctagtggctgTGTGCACAACAACAGTCTAGGCTTGAAATGGCAGATGGGTTatttaagatgaactttattcatccccgtggggaaattgtttacatgcaacagcagcagacaaTGGAGTTTGTACTGTTCTGTAGGTAACAGAACACATCTCCTCCTCAAATTTCACCAAACCAAACCTTAACAGAAAGATGCTAACTAGGCTTTCATCTGGATCATATTAGATAGATGGAACAAAAGTTGTGTAAAGCCTTGCTGGTTGCTTCAAAGCAGTAGCTTAgttgtgcattttttttaaaacttctaaaccgctaatgctaatgcctgATGCTTCTGCTAGTTGTTACCTGCAGGAGGCCAGCTGCCGTCTCTGGCTTTGTTCGCAGCTGAGATCTAAAATACAGGTTTGCTGTATGCGTTACtgtattattaaaatatttggCACTTTGATGCCCTTATAAAACCAACATTTGTTTTCAATGTAACCACGGCGCATGATGTTCCTGGGCATAGATTGCACCATATTAGGATGGTTGCAGAGAAAAGCAGCCCCTTGTTGCCTTGGTGCATCtgtttaaaatttattttatgttagGGCCTGCTGTAAAT comes from the Takifugu rubripes chromosome 7, fTakRub1.2, whole genome shotgun sequence genome and includes:
- the eva1ba gene encoding eva-1 homolog Ba, whose protein sequence is MDVEDKEMELLSNSIAAYAHIKANPESFGLYFVLGVCFGLVLTLCLLVIRISCKPRTKMASSTPEKKPLKNVAERVDESAEEEDEDGEDAEAPVPSPSTDAPVSNHTSQSDGTLSVNVFTSAEELERAQRLEERERIIREIWRNGQPDILGTGTGTIGRVHYY